One segment of Danaus plexippus chromosome 18 unlocalized genomic scaffold, MEX_DaPlex mxdp_35, whole genome shotgun sequence DNA contains the following:
- the LOC116772957 gene encoding nucleolysin TIAR isoform X2 translates to MGDESHPKTLYVGNLDASVTEEFLCALFGQIGEVKGCKIIREPGNDPYAFLEFTNHASAATALAAMNRRVFLEKEMKVNWATSPGNQPKTDTSNHHHIFVGDLSPEIETHILREAFAPFGEISNCRIVRDPQTLKSKGYAFVSFVKKADAEAAIQAMNGQWLGSRSIRTNWSTRKPPTKGPNEGAPSSKRVKQPTFDEVYNQSSPTNTTVYCGGFTSNVITEELMQSTFSQFGQIQDVRVFRDKGYAFIRFTTKEAAAHAIEATHNTEISGHTVKCFWGKENGGTENQSTTNPPAAPASMGAQTQYPYAYQQGMGYWYTQGYMAPGYYQQYAAAYSNPQAAAAAGYRMSMPGGAVGAVGAGGSWGGAPQPLVYSVPSQYPSQ, encoded by the exons ATGGGCGACGAAAGCCACCCGAAAACTCTCTACGTCGGTAATTTAGACGCGAGTGTGACAGAAGAATTTCTATGCGCGTTATTCGGCCAAATAGGTGAAGTTAAAGGCTGTAAAATAATACGTGAACCAGGTAATGATCCGTATGCTTTCCTTGAGTTTACAAATCACGCGTCGGCGGCTACGGCCCTGGCCGCCATGAACAGGCGAGTATTTCTCGAAAAGGAAATGAAGGTTAACTGGGCTACGAGTCCTGGTAATCAGCCTAAAACGGATACAAGCAATCACCATCATATATTCGTTGGTGATCTATCACCAGAAATAGAAACCCATATTCTACGTGAAGCTTTTGCTCCGTTTGGCGAGATTTCGAACTGTCGAATAGTACGTGACCCACAAACGCTCAAATCCAAGGGTTATGCCTTCGTTTCGTTTGTTAAAAAAGCAGATGCTGAAGCGGCAATACAGGCTATGAATGGACAATGGTTAGGATCGCGATCCATACGTACTAATTGGTCAACGCGTAAGCCGCCAACCAAAGGTCCAAACGAAGGAGCACCGAGTAGCAAACGTGTAAAACAACCAACATTTGATGAAGTTTACAACCAGAGCTCACCGACGAATACTACAGTTTACTGCGGCGGTTTCACTAGTAATGTAATTACAGAAGAATTAATGCAAAGCACATTTTCACAATTCGGCCAGATTCAGGACGTAAGAGTGTTCAGGGATAAGGGATATGCTTTTATTAGGTTCACAACTAAAGAAGCCGCGGCTCATGCTATAGAAGCGACACATAATACCGAAATTAGTGGACACACAGTGAAGTGTTTCTGGGGTAAAGAGAATGGAGGAACAGAGAATCAG agcACGACTAATCCACCCGCTGCACCTGCATCAATGGGTGCACAAACACAATATCCCTATGCATACCAACAAGGGATGGGATACTGGTACACTCAG GGCTACATGGCGCCAGGGTATTATCAGCAGTATGCAGCCGCCTATAGTAACCCTCAAGCAGCTGCTGCGG CGGGCTACCGCATGAGTATGCCGGGTGGCGCAGTGGGTGCCGTGGGTGCGGGCGGTTCGTGGGGCGGCGCGCCTCAGCCGCTGGTGTATTCGGTGCCTTCGCAGTACCCCTCGCAGTAG
- the LOC116772957 gene encoding nucleolysin TIAR isoform X1, which yields MGDESHPKTLYVGNLDASVTEEFLCALFGQIGEVKGCKIIREPGNDPYAFLEFTNHASAATALAAMNRRVFLEKEMKVNWATSPGNQPKTDTSNHHHIFVGDLSPEIETHILREAFAPFGEISNCRIVRDPQTLKSKGYAFVSFVKKADAEAAIQAMNGQWLGSRSIRTNWSTRKPPTKGPNEGAPSSKRVKQPTFDEVYNQSSPTNTTVYCGGFTSNVITEELMQSTFSQFGQIQDVRVFRDKGYAFIRFTTKEAAAHAIEATHNTEISGHTVKCFWGKENGGTENQSTTNPPAAPASMGAQTQYPYAYQQGMGYWYTQGYPAIQGYMAPGYYQQYAAAYSNPQAAAAAGYRMSMPGGAVGAVGAGGSWGGAPQPLVYSVPSQYPSQ from the exons ATGGGCGACGAAAGCCACCCGAAAACTCTCTACGTCGGTAATTTAGACGCGAGTGTGACAGAAGAATTTCTATGCGCGTTATTCGGCCAAATAGGTGAAGTTAAAGGCTGTAAAATAATACGTGAACCAGGTAATGATCCGTATGCTTTCCTTGAGTTTACAAATCACGCGTCGGCGGCTACGGCCCTGGCCGCCATGAACAGGCGAGTATTTCTCGAAAAGGAAATGAAGGTTAACTGGGCTACGAGTCCTGGTAATCAGCCTAAAACGGATACAAGCAATCACCATCATATATTCGTTGGTGATCTATCACCAGAAATAGAAACCCATATTCTACGTGAAGCTTTTGCTCCGTTTGGCGAGATTTCGAACTGTCGAATAGTACGTGACCCACAAACGCTCAAATCCAAGGGTTATGCCTTCGTTTCGTTTGTTAAAAAAGCAGATGCTGAAGCGGCAATACAGGCTATGAATGGACAATGGTTAGGATCGCGATCCATACGTACTAATTGGTCAACGCGTAAGCCGCCAACCAAAGGTCCAAACGAAGGAGCACCGAGTAGCAAACGTGTAAAACAACCAACATTTGATGAAGTTTACAACCAGAGCTCACCGACGAATACTACAGTTTACTGCGGCGGTTTCACTAGTAATGTAATTACAGAAGAATTAATGCAAAGCACATTTTCACAATTCGGCCAGATTCAGGACGTAAGAGTGTTCAGGGATAAGGGATATGCTTTTATTAGGTTCACAACTAAAGAAGCCGCGGCTCATGCTATAGAAGCGACACATAATACCGAAATTAGTGGACACACAGTGAAGTGTTTCTGGGGTAAAGAGAATGGAGGAACAGAGAATCAG agcACGACTAATCCACCCGCTGCACCTGCATCAATGGGTGCACAAACACAATATCCCTATGCATACCAACAAGGGATGGGATACTGGTACACTCAG GGTTATCCTGCGATCCAGGGCTACATGGCGCCAGGGTATTATCAGCAGTATGCAGCCGCCTATAGTAACCCTCAAGCAGCTGCTGCGG CGGGCTACCGCATGAGTATGCCGGGTGGCGCAGTGGGTGCCGTGGGTGCGGGCGGTTCGTGGGGCGGCGCGCCTCAGCCGCTGGTGTATTCGGTGCCTTCGCAGTACCCCTCGCAGTAG